AGTCCGAGGGCGCGGTCAGGTCCAGCGCCTTCACCGGCGCGCTGCTCACGTCGCCGCTCCACTTCCAGAGCGCGAACGGTCCGTTGCTCTCGTCATGCGGCCCGCTGAGGATGAGCACCGCCTGGTGGGCCTCCGACCACACCATGCCCCGGATGCCATAACCACCCAGGTTGACCAGGATGGCCTGGCCGAACCTGGCCCTGGCTCCGCCGATCACCTCGTCCGGATTGGTCAGCGTGACCATCAGCGCACTCGAACCGGACTTCGGGTTGCGGAAGCCGAGCACCAGTCCACCCGTGGGCAGCGCCGCCAGCCCCTCGAGGTTGGTTCCATTCACCTTCGGGGCCAGCTCCGCGACCGTGGCCTCCGTCAGCCGCGAGCGCTCATTCAGCAGCGAGATGACCGAGGTGTTCGGGTTGACCCAGTTGGACGCATCCAGCATGTCCTTCAGCAGGTTCGAGGACGTCCCCGCGACCTGAAGCGAGGCATTGGGCACCGTGCCCGAGAGGTCGATGGCGAAGAACTTGTATCGCGATGTCTCGAGCTCCCCGTCCTTGTTGCGAGCGTGCGAGCTGGTCACGTAGATGCGGTTCCCCACGCGTGCGGCGTCCTCGAAGTCCGCCTCGTCCGAGGAGGAGATGCCAATCGCGCTGCTCAGCTCCTTGCTCTGGACCGGGGAGGCGCTCTTGCCCTGGGCGAAGATGCGCGCGGTCTGGGACTCATCGTTGAAGTTCAGGAAATGGGAGGTGTCGATCCACACTCCGCCCGAGCCATCGCAGGTGCTTCGGTACGTCCCCGCGGTCTGTACGCCACCGTCCGTCCCAGCGTCGACGCCCCCATCGCCACCACCCGTTCCCGCATCCGTGCCGGGCAGCTCCCAGGTCACCGTCAGCTTCGGACGGGAGGAGCGGGTCGAATACTCGCTGGAGCGGATCTCCAACCGGTTGTCGTTGTCCTTGTTGGCGAGGATGACACCGTGGTTGCTGGAAGGCGTGGTCAGCCACTTCCGCACCACCTCGAGCCCCCTGGCATTGAGTGTCACGGTGTACGTCCCCGTCGCGGCGGCCCGGATGGAGCCCAGCGAGGTCGTGTCCCGGTCGCCCGTGCCGTCCGCGCCATTCGAGGCCCAGTCATGGCTGCTGTCCGCCTGTTCCCAGGTGACCTGGCTCTCGGTCCAGGCGCGCGTCAGCTCGTAGAAGTCGTAGGTCTGATCCGCCTTGTCGGACACCGTGACGACGATCGAGGCCGCGCGGACGATCGCATTCGCCGGGATGCTCGACACGTCCCACTGCAGCAGGATGTAGTTCTCGTTGCCGCTACCTGCGGGCGTGTCGCCGCTCGCCGAGATGCTGGTGTCGCCGCCGTGGTTGTCGTCTGGATTCTCCTCTTCGATCATCGAGTCGCGGGTGCCCGCGTAGCTCGAGGACGGAGACACGCCGTCCTGGAACGAGGTGCTCTGCGTGCCCAGCCCCTGGGCGCTGGCGAAGAACCCGGGCTCCGCGCCGCTCTCGTCGGATTCCCACGGCTCGCACCCCGCGGCGAGCAGGAAGCCCGCCGCCATCGCTCCAATGACTGAAACCTTCAATCCGCGCATGTCCTCTCCCTCGCGCCAGCGAACGCGGGGGCGGACCGTTGCCCATCCAGGTTCACGCGAGTCGTCACGATTCGGTCGAGATTCCGTGGCGTGATGTTGGCACTTCCCGCTCTTTCTGTTTCCAATCCACCCATGCGAGAGACGAACTGGACACGTCGCGAGCTCATGCGGCTCACGGGCCTGGGCGCGGTGGGAATGGGTCTGGCCTGCACCCGGAGCGCATGGACCGGGGCTCCCCAGCCCCCCAAGGAACTCTGGGTCTACGTTGGCACGTACACCTCGGGTCAAGGCGAGGGCATCTATCTCTGCCGGTTGGACCTGGCGACGGGGGCCCTCCAGCAGGTGGGCCTCACCCGGGGCGTGGTCGAGCCGTCCTTCCTGGCCATGGACCCGATGGGACGCTACCTCTATGCCGTCAATGAATTGACGGAGTTCGAGGGCAAGCCCGGTGGCTTCGTGAGTGCCTTCCGCATCCATCCCCAGACACGGGAGCTGACCTTCATCAATCAGCAACCCACACAGGGCGGTGCGCCCTGCCACCTGGACGTGGCCGCGAACGGCAGGTTCGTGCTGGTCGCCAATTACGTCGGTGGAACCGTCTCCGTCCTTCCGGTCCTGCCGGAGGGAGGGCTGGGCGCCGCGGTCGACGTGAGACGACACGAGGGCTCGGGGCCCAACACCCGGCGTCAGGAAGGCCCGCACGCCCACCAGGTCGTATTGGATGCCGACAATCGCCACGCGCTCGTGTCGGACCTGGGGCTGGACAAGATCATGCTCTACCGGTTCGACGGCGAACAGGGACGCTTGACCCCCGCGGAGCCGGCCTGGGTGTCCACCCAGCCCGGGTCGGGACCGCGTCACCTCACCTTCCATCCCAACGGAAGGTTCGCCTTCGGCATCCACGAGCTGAGCTCGACGATCACCGCTTTCGCCTACGACCCGCGGCTCGGTGCCCTGGAGGCGCTACAGACCGTCTCGGCTCTGCCAGGAGGCTTCACCGGGACGAGCTACGGGGCGGACATCCACGTCAGCCCCGATGGCCGCTTCCTCTATGGCTCCAACCGCGGTCACGACAGCATCGTCGTGCATGCCATTGATTCCTCGGGCCGGCTGACCTACGTGGAGCACGTTCCCACACGAGGACGGTGGCCGCGCCACTTCACCCTCGAGCCCACCGGCAGGTACCTGCTCGTGGCCAATCAGCGCACCCACGACATCTTCTGCTTCCAAAGAGACCTCGAGACCGGAAGGCTGACACCCGTGGGCGAGGCGCTGAAGATCCCCGCCCCCGTGTGTCTGCTGGTGGCTCCACCCCCGGTCTGACGAGGATCAGGGCAGGTTCGCCGCGTTCTGCATCTGGCTCAGGTAGGCGGCGCGCATCTTCGGGTTGCTGTTCTCCAATGGCGAGAACAGCGAGTTGTTGACGTTGCCGTCCGCGTCGTCCTGGAAGTACTGCTCGTAGACGATGTCGTTCTTGTGCGCCCGGATCCAATCGAACATGAAGTTGATGAACGCGGCGTTGTCATCACCATTCACACTCGCCTGGCTGCCCGTCAGGGCGTGATGACCTCCCCACTCCTCGATCGCGAACGGCTTGTTGTGGGTGTCCGCGAAAGCGAAGGTCTGATTGAGGATGTACCCGACGTGGTACTGCGAGTTGAACGAGGCGAGCGTCGTGGAGCCGGGGGAGTCGTAGACATCGACTCCCACGATGTCCACATAGGCATCCCCGGGGTAGAGATCCTGGAAGTTGTAACCCGCCGAGGTATCCGTGCCCGACAGGCTCCAGCTGATCAGCACCCGGTTGGCGGCGGAGCCCGCACCGGCCTTGATGTTGTTGTAGGCCCGCTGCCAAGCGGTCTTGAACTGCGTGTTGTTGGCCTTCCAGGTGCCGTTGCAGTCCTTGCCCGCCGTCCAGTGATACCAGCAGCCGTTGAACTCCCAGGCGAAGCGGAGGATCACTTCCTGCCCCGCGCGGTTGGCGTAGTTCGCGGCGTTGGTGCCCATCGCGCGGTAGTAGGCATCATAGGCTCCGGACGCGGCCTCGGCCCAGCTTCCCTGCACGGACGCCCCGCTTCCACCCGGGAAGGGCGGCGCGTCGACGACGGAGGTCAGGTTCGGGTTCATGAACGACAGGACATAGAGGTCCTTCACGTCGTTCCAATTGGTATGCCACTGCGCCGCCTGCTCGATGTCACAGAAGCGACCACGGCCGCTCTCGACGGTCGACAGCGCCGACGCGTAGGAGCTCGCCGAGCCGGTCCGGTTGAGCGGGAACATGCAGGAGTTCCAGGCCAGACCCGAACGGGCCCCCACCGAGCCCAGCAGGCCTCCCGCCGGAGGGTTCGTGGTCGTGCCGCCGGTGTAGACCTCGGCCTTGTCGATGGAGATCGTGGTGCCCGTGGCCGCGCTGTTCTTCCGGCCCGTCACCGTCACGGTGAGCGTATGGGCCGTGTCCGTCAGGACGGGGCTGGTGTAGATGAGCGCGAACCCCTTGGTGATGGAGTAGGTGTCCGCGTCCACGGGTGCACCACCGTCAATGGAGATGCTGGCGATTCCGCCCACCAACTCCTTGTAACCAAACAGCTTGACCTGGCTCCCGGTGAACCGGAACGTCGCCTTGTCACCCGTGGTGTACGCGTACCGGAAGGACCCACCGTTGCAGCCGCAATTGACCCACGTGCCGGTGTACTGGAACTGATTGTTTCCGGTCCCGATGACACCGTCGTCAACGGTCGCGCTCAGGGTCGGGCTGGCCGCCCGGGCCGGTGTGGTGGCGAGACCCAAACCCACTGCAGCCAGGACGACCGCGATGATGCCGGAGATCTTTCGCTTGCTCATGATTGGCTTTCTTGTTGGTAGGGATTTCTCGGAAAGGGAGAATCCACGCCCCCCGAGAAAAGCCTCACGGATCCGGGCTTGTACAGAAAGAGCCGCGCTCTCGGCAAGTCCAGAAAGCGATGTGAGCAGACCCTGAAGGGAGGAGACGCTCAGCAGACCGCGTCGCGCGTCCAATCGTCACGGCCATAGCGCTCCGCGACGAGCGCCTCGGCGCGGGCGCGCACGTGAGGCGCGAGCGGGACCCTGGCCCAGCTCGCACCGAGCCGCTCGATGAAGCCTTGCTCTAGGGCCTGCGCCGCCTCGGCGTGGCTCACCTCGCGGCCCGCCGCCCCGGTCAGGTCCACCATCGCCTCGCGCAGCCGCTCCGGCGTCAGGCCGAACAGCCGTGCGTGCAGGGCGTAGTCCGTCGTGAGCGGCAGCGCGCCGTGTTGCAGGAAGGCGCCCTTCTGCCGCCGCTGCGCGCTGCCCACGAGCTTGCGGCCTTCCACCTTCAGTTCCTTGAGCGCGGGCGTGAGGAAGCATGCGCCACTGGCCAGGTTGCGCTCGGGCCGCGAGGGCTCCAGCTCGGCCCGCACGCCGAACCTTCGCGCCAGTCCCGCGGAAATGGACTCTGATAGCAGCGTGTAGTTCTGCTCGATGTTGTCGGTGAATGGCGGCGCGACGCGGGCCACGAAGCTGTACGTGAGCTCCCCGTGATGCAGCACTCCGGAGCCACCGGTCACCCGGCGGACCACGTCGAGGCCCTCGGCTCGTGCCGCCTCGGCATCGACGCTGCCGTAGGCCTGGGTGCGTCCGAGGCTCAGGCAGCCTGGTCGGAAGACGTAGAGCCGCAGGGTGGGGACGAAGTCCTCCCTCGTGCTCGCCTCATCGAGCAGCGCCTCGTCCAGTGCCATCTGCCAGACCCCGGGCGCCGCTTCCAACGGTTCGATGAGATTCCACATGCGGCCATCCTCTCCCTCTCCTTCCGGAACGCAATGACCCGCTTCCGATACCTCCTGGCCTCCCGCTCACCCCTTGGATGATGGGGTGTGTTCGTTCTCCATTCGTTCTCCAAAGGTTGGAGGCGGAACGAGGCATTCTGCCACGGGAGTGCGGGGCGGAATGCCCCATCTCCGCACGACGCGAGGCGTCATGCCCCATGTCGTCGAAGTCGAGTTCCATTCCGCCCCAACCTTTCCCTCTGAGTGTGTCTTCACAAATCCTGGCACATGCCTTGCTCCAAGGAAGGCGCAAGGAATCTCCATCATGTGCCAGCGGTCACTCGCCCCCTTGCTCCGTCCTCCCTGGGTGCCTCGGGGTCGGCTCCGATAGCTCAATCCCTATCAATGGAGCCGATGAAGCGCCCCCTTGCCTCCCCGCTGGGTGCACGGAGCTTTCGTGCTTTGTCACAAAAGGAAAAAACACATGGGGTCGAAGTCATCGCTGTCGAAGGACGTGCCCGCTTCATTGATGAAGATCAAGGAGCCGCCGAACGTGTCTCGGGGCGGGCTCCGGCCGCTGACGAATTCCTTCGTGGACTCCCCCGCTGCCTCCGCCGCTGTCTGAGGCAGACGAAATGAGTCAATGTCATATGGATACCAACGCCCTCGTGGACGGGTGGCTCGACGAGTGCCGCCCAAAGCTGCCCATCCAGAATCCCCTCTGGGCCTATATCCACAACAACATCCTGCTCAACCTCGAGGACCGTCCGTTCCAGGAGGCAGTGCGGGAAGCGGCCGCGCTGTATCGGGCACGGCCGTATGAGACCGAGTCCTTCTACCGCTCGGAGCTGGAGCGCGGCCGTATCCGTCGCGACTGCCTCGATGCGGTGCTCGCGTCGGCCCTGCCGGGAAGTGGGAAGGACCGGGTGGAGTGCTTCCTGTCGGACACGTCCGTCGGCAACGTCGTCCCACCGGCCTCCCTGTTGCGGCTCGCCCCGCGCCTGGATGCCGAGTACCACGCGTCCTATGACCGGCAGCTCCAGGACTTCATCGTGCCGGTCATCGCCTCGTTCCTGGATCAGGGCATGGCGCACTGGACCAACCCCTACCGCAACGGGGCGCTCTGGGGCTTCTTCCTGGCGAGCGTGCATGCCACGCCGGGGTGGGGCTTCGACTGGGCGGGAACGCTGAAGGCACGGCTGGAGGCGCACGAGCGGGCCGGCCGGTCGGTGGAGCAGATCATCGAGGCCGAGGTGCGTGAGTCGGCTCCGACGGGGCGCGAGGCCGCGTACTGCCTGGAGACGCTCTTCGCGCTGAAGGGCTGGTCGGGGATGATCCTCCGGCTCGAATCCGAGCCGGCGGTCGCGCCCGTGGAGGCGCCGCCCGCGTCGCTGAAGGACTGGCTCGCGGTGATGCTCGTCGCCACGCACGCGCTCGATGCGTGGCTCCTGGAGCGGAATGGCCGCACCCGGAACGAGCTGTGCGCCCGTCCGTTCCTCGCGCCCGAGACCTTCAACCTGGGGCGCCTGCACCTGTGGCAGGAGGCCTATGAGCGCTCCTTCGCCGGTGACTTCCTCGCGCACATCGAGCGCGGGCTCCTCCCCGAGGTGAAGGAGCCCCAGCGCCGCGCCCCGCGCTTCCAGGCGTTGATGTGCATGGACGACCGGGAGGAGTCCTTCCGGCGGGCGCTCGAGTCCGAGGCGTGCGGGGTGGAGACCTGGGGGGGCCTGGGCTTCTTCAGCGTCGACATGCGCTTCGAGGCGGTGGGCGCCGCCCGGCCGACGCGCCAGTGCCCGCCCGTCATCGAGCCGTCGCGGACCATCTCGGAGGTGCCGGTCGACGGCGAGGCCCGGCGGTTGGATCGGGCGCGCCGCGCGGGCCGCGCCGAGGGCAGGGCCCTGCTCTCCGGCTTCTATCACTCGCGCACGCTCATCCGCGGCTTCTTCATCTCGCTCGCGCTCGGGTTGCTGAGCTTCCTCCCGCTCGTGATGAAGGTGTTGATGCCGAGCCGGATGACCCGGCTGCGCCGCGCCATCCACAAGCGCGCCTTCCCCCACCCGAAGACGCACATCGCGCTGGACGCGGCGGGGGGATACTCGCTGGACGAGCAGGCCAGCATCGTCGAGGGCGTGCTCCGCACGGCGGGCCTCACGCGGGAGTTCGCCCCCCTGGTGGCGATCATCGCCCACGGCTCGACGAACACGAACAACCCTTTCCGGCAGGCGTACGGGTGTGGCGCGTGCTCGGGCAATCCGGGCGCGCCCAACTCGCGCTCCTTCACGCAGATGGCCAACCGCCCCGAGGTGCGTGAGCGGCTCGCGGCGCGCGGGCTCGAGCTGCCGGCCACCACGCTCTTCGTGCCCTGCTACCACGACACCACCACCGACGTGGTCGAGGTGCTCGACCGCGACCGCCTCCCGGCCGAGCGCCTGGAGGAGGTGCGGGAGCTGGCGGCGCGGCTGGGGCGCGCCGCGCGGATGAACGCGGTGGAGCGGTGCCTGCGCTTCGGCCAGGCGCCGCGTGGTGGCGAGGAGGCGGCGGCCCAGCACGTGCTGGACCGCGGCCATGACCTGGCGCAGCCGAGGCCCGAGTACGGCCACAACCGCGTGGCGGCCTGCATCGTCGGGCGGCGGAGCCTGACGGAGCGCACGTCGCTCGACCGCCGGGCCTTCCTCGTGTCCTACGACCCGAGGCTGGACGAGGGGGGCGCGCTGCTGCGCTCGGCCGTGCTCGGCTCGGTGCCCGTCGCGGTGAACATCGCCATGGACTACTACTTCTCGCGCGTGGACTGCGAGGGGTTCGGCGCCGGGTCCAAGCTCCCGCTGAACGTCGTGTCCCTGCTGGGCGTCGTCACCGGCTCCAAGAGCGACCTGCGCATCGGCATGGCCCGGCAGATGGTCGAGCTGCACGAGCCCATGCGCATCCTCGTGCTCATCGAGGCGGAGACGAAGGACCTGCTCGAGCTGATCGAAACGCACCCGCGCATGCGCCGCATGGTGCGGGGCGGATGGATGCGGCTGGGGCGGGTCGACCCCTCGTCCCGTGCCATCGAGCTCTGGAACGGGGACGGCTTCACGCCCTGGCGCGCGTTGTGGCCCGAGTTCCACACGACGGCGGGTGATGCCGCCACGCTTCCGGCGGTGTTGGACCCCCGGCGAGACCGTCTGGTCGAGGTGTACGCATGACTCTCCAGTTCCTCTCCCTGTTCATCCTCGCCTGGGCCGCGCTGATTCCGCTGCTGCTCGGGGCGGCCCAGCTCTTCGGGCGCGGGTTGTCCGAGCGGCTCGTGCAGGGGCTCGCGGTGGCGCACGCCACGGGCGTGCTCCTCGCCACCTTCGTGCTCTGTATCGCATTCGCCGCGGGGCCCTCGTCGATGGTGGAGGTATCCACGCCTCCGCTGCTCGTCACGCATGGCTACGAGTGGCGGGCGGTGCTGCTCATCGACCGGCTCTCCGTGACGTACCTGGCGCTCGTCGCCCTCATCTACCCCGTCATCGTCCACTTCTCCCGGCCCTTCTTCCACCGGGAGGAGGGCTCCCAGCGCTACTGGTTCCTGGTGACGCTGCTGGCGTTCGCGCTCGCGGCGGTGTCGCTCGCGGGGAACGTCGACGTGCTCTACCTGGGCTGGGAGCTGGTGGGCGTGTCGTCGGTGATGCTCATCTCGTTCTTCCGGCGCAACCTGCGCAGCACCCAGAACAGCCTCCGCGCGCTCATCTACTACCGCCTGTGCGACCTGGGGGTGCTCGGCGCGGCGATGTGGATCCACCACGCATTCCCCAGCTCGGAGTTCACGCACTTCGCGGAGGACGCGGTGGTGCCCACGGCATTGGTGGTGGCGTTCGCGTTGCTGTTCGGCACGCTGGCCAAGTCCGCCCAGCTCCCCATGTCGCCCTGGCTGCACCGCGCGATGGAGGGCCCCGCGGCCTCGAGCGCCATCTTCTACGGCGCGCTCTCCGTCCACCTGGGGCCGTTGCTGCTGCTGCGCACGAGCGCGCTGTGGATGCCGCACACCTCGGTCCGGATCGTCATGGCCTGCATCGGGCTGCTGACGGCGATCTTCGCGGCGTTCGTGGGGCGCACGCGGCCCGATGCGAAGACCTCGCTCGCGTACGCGACCATGGCGCAGCTCGGCATCCTGTACGTGGAGATCGCCGCCGGGCTGCACACGCTCGCGCTCGTCCACCTGTGCGCGAACGCGGGGCTGAGGACGTGGCAGTTCCTGCGCTCCTCGTCCCTCATCCAGGACTTCCAGGACAACCCCATCGTGGGCACGGGCGTGCGGTTGCAGCGGCAGTCGAATCTGGAGCGCCTGCTCCCGGCCTCGGTGCGAGGCCGGCTCTACCTGGCCGCTTCGAGGCTCTTCTGGCTGGACAGCATCCAGTGGAGCTTCGTCGCGCGGCCCTTCCTGGGTCTCTTCTCGCGGCTCGCCGCGATGGAGGACCGTCTGCTCGAGGACTCCCCGAGCGAGCAACGGAGTCATTAGATGGTCGACACCTACCTGAATCTCGAGGGCCCGCGGGCGGAAGCGCCCGTGGCCGTGCCGGTGCGTTCCACCAACTGGTGGTCCCTGGCGGTGGGGCTCATCGCCGCGGTGGGCATCTGGGTGGCACCGACGCGCCCGCTCTTCGTCGCGTCATGGGTCCTGCTGTTCGCGTGGGCGTGCGTGCGGGCCGGTAGGGGCGGGCGCGGGAAGGCGGCGAAGTTCCCCGTCCTCCCGGTGCTGGCGGGGCTGCTGACCACGGGGCTCGCCCTCTGGGGCACCCCCTCGCAGCCGTTCGCCGCGCTCGGGGCCGCCGTCGCCGGTGGCGTCATGCCGTTCCACCTGTGGCTCGAGGGCCTGCGCCGGCGGCTCAAGCACACGGAGTTCCTGCTGCTCCTGCTGTGCCAGCCGGGGGTGGTGTGGCTGCACCGCTTCGTGGAGGGCAACCCCACGCTCCTGCACGGCGGCCTGGGGAACGTGCTGCTCGTGCTCTTCGTGGTGAGCGCGCTGCTGCAATCCGGCCTGGGCCTGGTGCGGCGTGAGCCGGCACGGGCGATCATCGCCATCACCCTGTCACAGTCGTGCCTGCTGATGGCGGGCGCCTTCTCCGGGCACGTCGGCTGGCAGGCGGCCCGGATGCTCCTCATCGCGACGGTGGCGGGCTCCCTCGTCCTTCTCTCCGTCGTGGGTCTGGCGCGGGATGCGTACGGCATCGAGCGGCTCGCCCCGGACAACGGGCTCGCGGACGTGGCGCCGGACCTCCACCGGTTGTTCCTCGCGATGGGCTGGTTCTTCGTCGGGCTCCCCGGAGGCATTGCCTTCTTCGCCGAGGACCTGCTCTTCCACGCGCTCCTGGAGGAGTCCACGGCGGCGACGCTGGGGTTCCTGTTCGCCTCGGGGTTGAACGCGATCGTGTTCTACCGGGTGTACGCGGGCCTCTTCTGTGGCACCGCCCGGTTGGAGCTCCGGGAGGCGCGCACGCCGCGCACGGCGTCACGCCGCCGGCGCGTGGTGCTGCTGACGGTGGTGACGGCGCTGGTCATCCTCGGCGGCATCGCGCCGACGCTCTTCGTGTAGCGAGGGCGGTGGAGCGATGGCGGCTTCGAAACAACGAGCCCCACGGCACCGGATGGGACCGTGGGGCCTGGTGACGCGTCAGGCAATGGCTTCAGGAAGAGTGGCTCAGGGAACCCCCGAGCACCTTCTTGCGCGCGGAGAGCGGATGCGAGGAGAAACTGCGGTGCTGGTCGAGTCCACTGATGTGCAGCTGGCGGCCCTGGCGGGAGAACTCACCCTCCAGCTCGTGCAGCCGCTCCATCACCGTGTGGTCCACCAGCCGGGCGTCCGTCAGGTCCACCTCGACCCGCTGGACCTGGGCGTGCCGCTCGATGTGCTTCTTGATCCTGAGGAAGTTGGTGAAGACGGCGGCGTGCCGCACGCGCAGCACCACCCGGCCGTCCTCCATGCGCTCCTCGATCTCCGGCCGGAAGAGGCCGGCCAGCCGCGCGCCGTTGATGAGGTGCACCACCATCTTCAGGACGATGCCCGAGGCCACGCCCACCAGCAGGTCCGTCGCCAGCGTCACGCCCAGCGTGAAGCTGAAGATGAGGAACTGCTCGGCGCCGATGCGGAACGTCTTCACGAACTCGCCCGGAGAGGCCAGGCGGACGCCGGTGAAGATGAGCATGGCGGCCAGCGCGGCCAGCGGAATGCGGTGGATGAGCATGGGCACGAACGCCACGAACAGCAGCAGGAACAGGCCATGGAAGAAGTTGGACAGCCGGCTCTTCGCTCCGTAGCCGATGTTGGCGGAGCTGCGGACGACCTCGGAGATCATCGGCAGGCCACCCAGCAATCCGGCGATGAGGTTGCCCGTGCCCGTGGCGAGCAGATCCTTGTCCAGGTTCGAGCGGCGCTTCTCGGGGTCCAGCATGTCCACCGCCTTGGCGGTCAGCAGCGACTCGATGCTGCCCACCAGGGCGAACATGGCGATGTACTTGATGGAGACCGCCGAGAAGACGGCGGAGAAGTCCGGGAAGGTGATGGCGGACAGCAGGTTGCCCGGCAGGTTGACGAGGAACTTGGGGCCCACCGAGAAGGCCTGCTGCGAGAAGGTGAAGGTGTGCTCGTGGTCCAGGTCGAAGTAGATGCCCAGGGGCACCGCGACGAGCAGCACCAGCAGGGGGGCCGGCACGCGCTTGAGGAGCGGCACGCGCCTGGCGAGCGCCGCGTGCCCGAAGAGGATGACGAGGCCGAGGAAGCCGATGAGGGCGATCTCCGGGTTCAGCTGGCCCAGGCTGTGGGGAATCTCGGCCAGCAGCGGCAGCGGGGCCGTCGCCTTGGGCGTCACGCCCATCAGCGTGTGGATCTGCTTCGAGCAGATGATGACGCCGATGGCCGCGAGCATTCCGTGCACCACCGCGGACGGGAAGAAGTCCCCCAGCTTCCCGGTGCGCAGGACCGCGAAGAGGATCTGCAGCACGGCGGCCACCACGATGGTCGCCAGGGCGC
This is a stretch of genomic DNA from Archangium violaceum. It encodes these proteins:
- a CDS encoding proton-conducting transporter membrane subunit, giving the protein MVDTYLNLEGPRAEAPVAVPVRSTNWWSLAVGLIAAVGIWVAPTRPLFVASWVLLFAWACVRAGRGGRGKAAKFPVLPVLAGLLTTGLALWGTPSQPFAALGAAVAGGVMPFHLWLEGLRRRLKHTEFLLLLLCQPGVVWLHRFVEGNPTLLHGGLGNVLLVLFVVSALLQSGLGLVRREPARAIIAITLSQSCLLMAGAFSGHVGWQAARMLLIATVAGSLVLLSVVGLARDAYGIERLAPDNGLADVAPDLHRLFLAMGWFFVGLPGGIAFFAEDLLFHALLEESTAATLGFLFASGLNAIVFYRVYAGLFCGTARLELREARTPRTASRRRRVVLLTVVTALVILGGIAPTLFV
- a CDS encoding SulP family inorganic anion transporter encodes the protein MHPQKQPVSPSEPTGGSTWKSDIVSGFLVFLIALPLCLGIAMASGFPPVAGILTAVVGGVVSTWLGSARLTIKGPAAGLIVIALGAVTELGGGDMKLGYRRALATIVVAAVLQILFAVLRTGKLGDFFPSAVVHGMLAAIGVIICSKQIHTLMGVTPKATAPLPLLAEIPHSLGQLNPEIALIGFLGLVILFGHAALARRVPLLKRVPAPLLVLLVAVPLGIYFDLDHEHTFTFSQQAFSVGPKFLVNLPGNLLSAITFPDFSAVFSAVSIKYIAMFALVGSIESLLTAKAVDMLDPEKRRSNLDKDLLATGTGNLIAGLLGGLPMISEVVRSSANIGYGAKSRLSNFFHGLFLLLFVAFVPMLIHRIPLAALAAMLIFTGVRLASPGEFVKTFRIGAEQFLIFSFTLGVTLATDLLVGVASGIVLKMVVHLINGARLAGLFRPEIEERMEDGRVVLRVRHAAVFTNFLRIKKHIERHAQVQRVEVDLTDARLVDHTVMERLHELEGEFSRQGRQLHISGLDQHRSFSSHPLSARKKVLGGSLSHSS